Proteins found in one Paraburkholderia caballeronis genomic segment:
- a CDS encoding glycosyltransferase family 4 protein → MTASVKIFHNVVWSRHKGAVFTALHDISAAGAIRYSMVQIADTEHDRVGFSDVDYSFHRYPMQKLFDGCYEDVPMLRMVRRLVWEVFSAKADLIVLPGYHRPEYWAMLAACIVTGKRRAVFCDSTGRDRPRRLHTSIAKRLFFSFCDGYFGFGERSREYLMSLGAKREKIFVPCQAAALPGSFSPERALVERARYRDGNPPVFLFVGRLSGEKGISTLLEAFARLYRRIPEVRLRLVGTGPQRAQLDEQVAALGIDGAVTFLGSLQDEPLSREYYGATCLVLPSRSEPWGLVVNEALSHGCPVVVSESCGCVPELVIDGVSGYTFPAGDAAALQRTMRKAMEAFVDAEGTARRCMDVICRFDPPSAAANIARGCALMLGG, encoded by the coding sequence ATGACTGCATCAGTGAAGATTTTCCACAACGTGGTCTGGTCGCGCCACAAGGGTGCCGTGTTCACCGCGCTGCACGACATCTCGGCGGCGGGCGCGATCCGTTATTCGATGGTGCAGATCGCGGACACCGAACACGACCGCGTCGGCTTTTCGGACGTCGATTATTCGTTCCATCGTTATCCGATGCAGAAGCTGTTCGACGGCTGTTACGAGGACGTGCCGATGCTGCGGATGGTCCGGCGTCTCGTGTGGGAAGTGTTCAGCGCGAAGGCGGACCTGATCGTGCTGCCCGGTTATCACCGTCCCGAGTACTGGGCGATGCTCGCCGCGTGCATCGTCACCGGCAAGCGGCGCGCGGTGTTCTGCGACTCGACCGGGCGCGACCGGCCGCGCCGGCTGCACACGTCGATCGCGAAGCGGCTGTTCTTCTCGTTCTGCGACGGTTATTTCGGGTTCGGCGAACGCAGCCGCGAGTATCTGATGTCGCTCGGCGCGAAGCGCGAAAAGATCTTCGTGCCGTGCCAGGCGGCCGCATTGCCCGGCTCGTTCTCGCCGGAGCGTGCGCTCGTCGAGCGCGCGCGCTATCGCGACGGCAATCCGCCGGTGTTCCTGTTCGTCGGGCGGCTGTCCGGGGAGAAGGGAATTTCGACGCTGCTCGAAGCGTTTGCGCGTCTCTACCGGCGGATTCCCGAGGTGCGGCTGCGTCTGGTCGGCACCGGGCCGCAGCGCGCGCAACTCGACGAGCAGGTCGCGGCGCTCGGCATCGACGGCGCGGTGACGTTTCTCGGCAGCCTGCAGGACGAGCCGCTGTCACGCGAATACTACGGCGCGACCTGCCTCGTGCTGCCGAGCCGCAGCGAGCCGTGGGGCCTCGTCGTGAACGAGGCGCTGTCGCACGGCTGCCCGGTGGTCGTCAGCGAGAGCTGCGGCTGCGTGCCGGAACTCGTGATCGACGGCGTGAGCGGCTACACGTTCCCGGCCGGCGACGCGGCCGCGCTGCAACGGACGATGCGCAAGGCGATGGAGGCGTTCGTCGATGCCGAAGGCACCGCGCGCCGCTGCATGGACGTGATCTGCCGCTTCGACCCGCCGTCGGCCGCCGCGAACATCGCGCGCGGCTGCGCGCTGATGCTCGGCGGCTGA
- a CDS encoding DapH/DapD/GlmU-related protein: protein MTEAVNTVNRIGGLRAATMPDDAEPAPRAASAASAATAAQPRADAGSDTDARRDGRVIDLSLAGKGNYVSRRGKLVQAAWYVVETWVLDNRLLPFSGLRAALLRLFGAKIGRGCRLVHPMRVKAPWNLQMGDHCWVGVDVWIYNQAPIRIGSNVCLSQGTFLSAGSHEMRTNMDLHVEPIVIEDGAWISSKCVVQMGVTIGRSAVVTPLSVVHRSLEAEGVYGGNPCRFIRWRFD from the coding sequence ATGACGGAAGCGGTGAACACGGTGAACCGGATCGGCGGCCTGCGTGCCGCGACGATGCCGGACGACGCAGAGCCGGCGCCGCGCGCCGCGTCCGCGGCCTCCGCGGCGACCGCCGCGCAGCCGCGCGCCGACGCCGGTTCCGATACCGACGCACGGCGTGACGGCCGCGTGATCGACCTGAGTCTCGCGGGCAAGGGCAACTACGTGTCGCGCCGCGGCAAGCTCGTGCAGGCCGCGTGGTACGTGGTGGAGACATGGGTGCTCGACAATCGCCTGCTGCCGTTCTCGGGGCTGCGCGCCGCATTGCTGAGGCTGTTCGGCGCGAAGATCGGGCGCGGCTGCCGGCTCGTGCATCCGATGCGCGTGAAGGCGCCGTGGAACCTGCAGATGGGCGACCACTGCTGGGTCGGCGTGGACGTGTGGATCTACAACCAGGCGCCGATCCGGATCGGCTCGAACGTGTGCCTGTCGCAGGGGACGTTCCTGAGCGCCGGCTCGCACGAGATGCGCACGAACATGGACCTGCACGTCGAGCCGATCGTGATCGAGGACGGCGCGTGGATCTCGTCGAAATGCGTGGTGCAGATGGGCGTGACGATCGGGCGTTCGGCGGTCGTCACGCCGCTGTCGGTCGTGCACCGGTCGCTCGAAGCCGAAGGCGTGTACGGCGGCAATCCGTGCCGCTTCATTCGCTGGCGCTTCGATTGA
- a CDS encoding glycosyltransferase WbuB encodes MKILVYGLNYAPEMSGVGKYTAEMTELLAARGHDVRMVCAPPYYPQWRVQDGYRAWRYQRDEWHGVRVWRAPLWVPSRPGGLKRIVHLASFAAASLPLLIRHAAWRPQVVMLIAPTLLCAPGALAAARAAGAKTWLHIQDFEVDAAFDLGLLQGGRAARFARAMERLLLRRFDVVSSISAKMVERVVDKGVDAQRAVCVPNWVDTSAIYPLPAPSAYRERLGIPADNTVVLYSGNMGAKQGIEILADVATALAPRRDISFVFCGDGAAKRELAARCASLPNCHVLPLQPTASLNELLNVADIHVLPQRGDAADLVMPSKLTGMLASGRAVVAMARPGTSLFDVVSNHGVAVPPEDSGTLAATIVALAADPERRAALGRAARQYAQRMLSPHSIFGALDARLAALVQGGAMTPAVATAAVDAAAVGALAAGAHGVASDAAVGAAGPALPEIEQSDAQ; translated from the coding sequence ATGAAGATTCTGGTCTATGGCTTGAACTACGCGCCTGAAATGTCGGGGGTCGGCAAATATACGGCGGAAATGACGGAGCTGCTCGCGGCGCGCGGCCACGATGTGCGGATGGTCTGCGCGCCGCCTTATTACCCGCAGTGGCGGGTGCAGGACGGTTACCGCGCGTGGCGCTACCAGCGCGACGAATGGCATGGCGTGCGCGTGTGGCGCGCGCCGTTGTGGGTGCCGTCGCGGCCCGGCGGGCTGAAGCGGATCGTGCATCTCGCGAGCTTCGCCGCCGCATCGCTGCCGCTGTTGATCCGGCACGCGGCGTGGCGGCCGCAGGTCGTGATGCTGATCGCGCCGACGCTGCTGTGCGCGCCGGGCGCGCTGGCGGCCGCGCGCGCGGCCGGCGCGAAGACGTGGCTGCACATCCAGGACTTCGAGGTCGACGCGGCATTCGATCTCGGGCTGCTGCAAGGCGGCCGCGCGGCGCGTTTCGCGCGCGCGATGGAGCGGCTGCTGCTGCGCCGCTTCGACGTCGTGTCGTCGATCTCCGCGAAGATGGTCGAGCGCGTCGTCGACAAGGGCGTCGATGCGCAGCGCGCGGTGTGCGTGCCGAACTGGGTCGACACGAGCGCGATCTATCCGCTGCCGGCGCCGAGCGCGTATCGCGAGCGGCTCGGCATTCCGGCGGACAACACCGTCGTGCTGTACTCCGGCAACATGGGCGCGAAGCAGGGCATCGAGATTCTCGCGGACGTCGCGACCGCGCTCGCGCCGAGACGCGACATCAGCTTCGTGTTCTGCGGCGACGGCGCGGCGAAACGCGAACTCGCGGCGCGCTGTGCGTCGCTGCCGAACTGCCACGTGCTGCCGCTGCAGCCGACCGCGTCGCTGAACGAACTGCTGAACGTCGCGGACATCCACGTGCTGCCGCAACGCGGCGACGCCGCCGATCTGGTGATGCCGTCGAAGCTGACCGGCATGCTCGCGAGCGGGCGCGCGGTCGTCGCGATGGCGCGGCCCGGCACGAGCCTGTTCGACGTCGTGTCGAACCACGGCGTCGCGGTGCCGCCCGAGGACAGCGGCACGCTCGCGGCGACGATCGTCGCGCTCGCGGCGGACCCGGAGCGCCGTGCGGCGCTCGGGCGCGCGGCGCGGCAGTACGCGCAGCGGATGCTGTCGCCGCATTCGATCTTCGGCGCGCTCGATGCGCGGCTCGCGGCGCTCGTGCAGGGCGGCGCGATGACGCCGGCGGTGGCGACCGCCGCGGTCGATGCGGCGGCCGTCGGTGCGCTTGCCGCCGGCGCGCACGGCGTCGCATCCGATGCGGCGGTCGGCGCGGCCGGCCCCGCGCTGCCCGAGATCGAGCAGTCGGATGCGCAATAG
- a CDS encoding glycosyltransferase translates to MKILHLVSTVDPRSGGPIEGVRQSGLAMTSLGHQIEVASLDPIDAPYVRDFPLPLHALGPGRGHYGYSADYLPWLRAEAPRFDAAIVHGLWQYHGLGARRALRDANVPYYVYAHGMLDPWFRRTYPVKHLKKWAYWPWAEYRVLRDAAAVIFTTDEERRLARESFWLYRANERVVPFGASAPPASADALRDAFLRTSPHLQNKRIVLFLGRLHPKKGCDMLIHAFAEHARETPDAHLLMAGPDPAHWQPALQAIAQSHGIAHRISWPGMLQGDLKWGAFYASDVFVLPSHQENFGVAVAEALACGLPVLVSDKVNVWREIDSDHAGFVAPDTIAGTQQMLASWRALDDSARHAMRAQARRTFDARFAVEGMVKALLALLHEHPSNADARSRAERAMRTASARN, encoded by the coding sequence ATGAAAATCCTGCATCTCGTGTCCACCGTCGATCCGCGTTCCGGCGGCCCGATCGAAGGCGTGCGTCAGAGCGGTCTCGCGATGACGTCGCTCGGCCATCAGATCGAGGTCGCGTCGCTCGACCCGATCGACGCGCCGTACGTGCGGGATTTTCCGCTGCCGCTTCACGCGCTCGGCCCGGGCCGCGGCCACTACGGCTACAGCGCCGACTATCTGCCGTGGCTGCGCGCGGAAGCGCCCCGCTTCGACGCGGCGATCGTGCACGGACTGTGGCAGTACCACGGCCTCGGCGCGCGCCGCGCATTGCGCGATGCGAACGTGCCGTACTACGTGTACGCGCACGGGATGCTCGACCCGTGGTTTCGCCGCACGTACCCGGTCAAGCATCTGAAGAAGTGGGCGTACTGGCCGTGGGCCGAATACCGCGTGCTGCGCGACGCGGCCGCGGTGATCTTCACGACCGACGAGGAACGCCGGCTCGCGCGCGAGTCGTTCTGGCTGTATCGCGCGAACGAGCGCGTCGTGCCGTTCGGCGCGAGCGCGCCGCCGGCGAGCGCCGACGCGCTGCGCGACGCGTTCCTGCGAACGTCGCCGCATCTTCAGAACAAGCGGATCGTGCTGTTCCTCGGGCGGCTGCATCCGAAAAAAGGTTGCGACATGCTGATCCATGCGTTCGCCGAACACGCGCGCGAAACGCCGGACGCGCATCTGCTGATGGCCGGCCCCGATCCGGCGCACTGGCAGCCCGCGTTGCAGGCGATCGCGCAGTCGCACGGCATCGCGCACCGGATCAGCTGGCCGGGGATGCTGCAGGGAGACCTCAAGTGGGGCGCGTTCTACGCGAGCGACGTGTTCGTGCTGCCTTCGCACCAGGAGAACTTCGGCGTCGCGGTCGCCGAGGCGCTGGCGTGCGGGCTGCCGGTGCTCGTGTCGGACAAGGTGAACGTGTGGCGCGAGATCGACAGCGACCATGCGGGCTTCGTCGCTCCCGATACGATCGCGGGCACGCAGCAGATGCTGGCGTCGTGGCGCGCGCTCGACGACTCGGCGCGCCACGCGATGCGCGCGCAGGCGCGGCGCACGTTCGATGCGCGCTTCGCGGTGGAAGGCATGGTGAAGGCGCTGCTCGCGCTGCTGCACGAGCATCCGTCGAACGCGGACGCGCGCTCGCGCGCGGAACGCGCAATGCGGACGGCGTCGGCCAGAAACTAG
- the gmd gene encoding GDP-mannose 4,6-dehydratase, whose protein sequence is MARKIALITGITGQDGSYLAELLLQKGYEVHGIKRRASLFNTDRIDHLYRDAHDPEPGIQLHHGELTDSTGLLRVIQRVAPDEIYNLAAQSHVAVSFEEPEYTANADGLGTLRILEAIRILGLAQKTRFYQASTSELYGLVQEVPQRETTPFYPRSPYAVAKLFAYWTTVNYREAHGIFACNGILFNHESPQRGETFVTRKITRAIARIAVGLQKAVYLGNLSALRDWGHARDYVDMQWRMLQQDMPEDYVIATGVQYSVRDFVRAAAAELGITVRFEGSGVDEVGVVDAVDGRDTRVEPGDVIVRVDPRYFRPTEVETLLGDATKAQEKLGWKPTTSFHSLVKEMVRADFQIARRDALVTLAGFKALEHHE, encoded by the coding sequence ATGGCTCGTAAGATTGCCTTGATAACCGGGATCACCGGTCAGGACGGTTCGTATCTGGCAGAACTGCTGCTTCAGAAGGGCTACGAGGTGCACGGCATCAAGCGCCGCGCGTCGCTCTTCAACACCGACCGCATCGATCACCTGTACCGCGATGCGCACGATCCCGAACCGGGCATCCAGCTGCATCACGGCGAGCTGACCGATTCCACCGGCCTGTTGCGGGTGATCCAGCGCGTCGCGCCGGACGAGATCTACAACCTCGCCGCGCAGAGCCACGTCGCGGTGTCGTTCGAGGAGCCGGAGTACACGGCGAACGCGGACGGCCTCGGCACGCTGCGCATCCTGGAGGCGATCCGCATCCTCGGCCTCGCGCAGAAGACGCGCTTCTACCAGGCGTCGACGTCCGAGCTGTACGGGCTCGTGCAGGAGGTGCCGCAGCGCGAGACGACGCCGTTTTATCCGCGCAGCCCGTATGCGGTCGCGAAGCTGTTCGCGTACTGGACGACGGTGAACTATCGCGAGGCGCACGGCATCTTCGCGTGCAACGGCATCCTGTTCAACCACGAGTCGCCGCAGCGCGGCGAGACGTTCGTCACGCGCAAGATCACGCGCGCGATCGCGCGGATCGCGGTCGGGCTGCAGAAGGCGGTGTATCTCGGCAACCTGTCCGCGCTGCGCGACTGGGGCCACGCGCGCGACTACGTCGACATGCAGTGGCGGATGCTGCAGCAGGACATGCCGGAGGACTACGTGATCGCGACCGGCGTGCAGTACAGCGTGCGCGACTTCGTGCGCGCGGCGGCGGCCGAACTCGGCATCACCGTGCGCTTCGAGGGCAGCGGCGTCGACGAGGTCGGCGTCGTCGATGCGGTGGACGGCCGCGACACGCGCGTCGAGCCGGGCGACGTGATCGTGCGCGTCGATCCGCGCTACTTCCGGCCGACCGAGGTCGAGACGCTGCTCGGCGACGCGACCAAGGCGCAGGAAAAACTCGGCTGGAAGCCGACCACGTCGTTCCATTCGCTGGTGAAGGAAATGGTGCGCGCGGACTTCCAGATCGCCCGGCGCGATGCGCTCGTCACGCTCGCCGGCTTCAAGGCGCTCGAACATCACGAGTGA
- a CDS encoding polysaccharide biosynthesis/export family protein — protein sequence MNRYLSSIRLLLGGSALVVLGACSLAPGQRIITPATLPETGGKYSTEPQQQVNVPITDINLAMLRQMNSASQSQAESNAATLNLFGKPTPYQIGPGDVLQITVWDHPELAAAVGQPTQAQRPADAAPGFLVDDSGNVQFPYAGTLHVAGKNTATVQNELHSRLSEVFLKPEVTVRVASFRAAQVYIDGEVHTPGAQAINDIPMSMTEAINRAGGFTQNADQSRVTLVRNGVSYPVNVADLIEHGRSPSNIYLKNGDMLRIASRDDNGVFLMGEVNRPATIMPMRDGRLTLSQAVSQAGSLNPNTAEASQLFVIRNSMSDKPEIFHLDATSPVSMLLANQFELQPNDVVYVDNNGLVRFNRVLNLLLPAINAGVTSAVLAK from the coding sequence ATGAACCGATATCTGTCGTCGATCAGGCTGTTGCTGGGAGGGAGTGCGCTCGTCGTGCTGGGCGCGTGCAGTCTCGCGCCCGGCCAGCGGATCATCACGCCCGCGACGCTGCCCGAAACGGGCGGCAAGTACAGCACCGAGCCGCAGCAGCAGGTGAACGTGCCGATTACCGACATCAACCTCGCGATGCTGCGCCAGATGAACAGCGCATCGCAGTCGCAGGCCGAATCGAACGCGGCGACGCTGAACCTGTTCGGCAAGCCGACGCCGTACCAGATCGGCCCCGGCGACGTATTGCAGATCACCGTGTGGGATCACCCGGAACTCGCGGCTGCGGTCGGCCAGCCGACCCAGGCGCAGCGGCCCGCGGACGCGGCGCCGGGTTTCCTCGTCGACGATTCGGGCAACGTCCAGTTTCCGTATGCGGGCACGCTGCACGTGGCCGGCAAGAACACGGCGACCGTGCAGAACGAACTGCATTCCCGGTTGAGCGAGGTGTTCCTGAAGCCGGAGGTGACCGTGCGCGTCGCGTCGTTCCGCGCCGCGCAGGTGTACATCGACGGCGAGGTGCATACGCCGGGCGCGCAGGCGATCAACGACATTCCGATGTCGATGACCGAGGCGATCAACCGCGCCGGCGGCTTCACGCAGAACGCGGACCAGAGCCGCGTGACGCTGGTGCGCAACGGCGTGTCGTATCCGGTCAACGTCGCGGATCTGATCGAGCACGGCCGCAGCCCGTCGAACATCTATCTGAAGAACGGCGACATGCTGCGCATCGCGTCGCGCGACGACAACGGCGTGTTCCTGATGGGCGAGGTGAACCGGCCCGCGACGATCATGCCGATGCGCGACGGCCGGCTCACATTGTCCCAGGCGGTGTCGCAGGCGGGCAGCCTGAATCCGAACACCGCCGAGGCGAGCCAGTTGTTCGTGATCCGCAACTCGATGAGCGACAAGCCCGAGATTTTCCATCTCGACGCGACGTCGCCGGTGTCGATGCTGCTCGCGAACCAGTTCGAACTGCAGCCGAACGATGTGGTGTACGTCGACAACAACGGGCTGGTGCGCTTCAACCGCGTGCTGAACCTGCTGCTGCCGGCGATCAACGCGGGCGTCACAAGCGCGGTGCTCGCGAAGTAG
- a CDS encoding GDP-L-fucose synthase family protein, which translates to MDRNARIYVAGHRGMVGSALVRALQAHGYGNLVTRTHAELDLTDQAAVDEFFEGEQIDAVLLAAARVGGILANATQPAQFAYENLAIETNVIGAAYRAGVERLVFFGSSCIYPRVCPQPISESYLLTAPLETTNEAYAIAKIAGLKLCEAYNRQYGTHFVSLMPTNLYGPNDNYDLASSHVLPALIRKAHEARASGERTLTVWGSGTPRREFLHVDDLADATIFVLEHDTGDGLYNVGVGEDLTIRELAERVCETVGFGGELVFDATKPDGTPRKLLDVSRLGGLGWRARIGLEEGLARTYDDFLHTHALPACEVGARAA; encoded by the coding sequence ATGGACAGGAACGCACGAATCTATGTCGCCGGCCATCGCGGGATGGTCGGCTCGGCGCTGGTGCGCGCGTTGCAGGCGCACGGCTACGGGAACCTCGTCACGCGCACGCACGCGGAGCTGGACCTGACCGACCAGGCCGCCGTCGACGAATTTTTCGAGGGCGAGCAGATCGACGCGGTGCTGCTCGCGGCCGCGCGGGTCGGCGGCATCCTCGCGAACGCGACCCAGCCCGCGCAGTTCGCGTACGAGAACCTCGCGATCGAGACCAACGTGATCGGCGCGGCGTACCGCGCGGGCGTCGAGCGGCTGGTGTTCTTCGGCTCGTCGTGCATCTATCCGCGCGTGTGTCCGCAGCCGATCAGCGAATCGTACCTGCTGACCGCGCCGCTCGAAACGACCAACGAGGCGTATGCGATCGCGAAGATCGCCGGGCTGAAGCTGTGCGAGGCGTACAACCGCCAGTACGGCACGCACTTCGTGTCGCTGATGCCGACCAACCTGTACGGCCCGAACGACAACTACGACCTGGCCAGCAGCCACGTGCTGCCCGCGCTGATCCGCAAGGCGCACGAGGCGCGCGCGAGCGGCGAGCGCACGCTGACCGTGTGGGGCTCGGGCACGCCGCGCCGCGAGTTCCTGCACGTGGACGACCTCGCGGACGCGACGATCTTCGTGCTGGAGCACGACACCGGCGACGGTCTGTACAACGTCGGCGTCGGCGAGGACCTGACGATCCGCGAACTCGCGGAGCGCGTGTGCGAGACGGTCGGCTTCGGCGGCGAGCTGGTGTTCGACGCGACCAAGCCGGACGGCACGCCGCGCAAGCTGCTCGACGTGTCGCGGCTCGGCGGGCTCGGCTGGCGCGCGCGCATCGGCCTCGAAGAAGGGCTCGCGCGGACCTACGACGATTTCCTCCATACGCATGCGCTGCCTGCGTGCGAAGTGGGGGCGCGGGCTGCCTGA
- a CDS encoding polysaccharide biosynthesis tyrosine autokinase, with protein MAINFDGNYGAAGTDERYLGDYLQTVIANWRVIALVTLAVTLLGCAYAFLARPTYRADVLFHVIDKTDNDKKDSLPPLTGVFDTKTSASAQIEMLKSRLVTEETVRALHLDVGAHPREIPFIGGLLSGLFDGSWGVRLPASLKPSGFAWGRGQIGVSRFDTPSALYDRDFTLVAGENGSFVLRDPDGIGLLEGRVGEDIAANTPDGPIALRVDRLSGPPGTPFTLTRASTFSTVERLQKAVDVQEVALQSGVIRARLEGHDSAQTATILNSMAREFIRQDVESRSAEAEHMLAFVDQQLPQLRAELDASEQRYNKFRNQHGTVDLSEESRLLLQQIVDNKTRLVELQQQRAEMSQRFTAKHPAVSALDAQIATLQGAQGTLTRNVSALPDTEQTAVRLLRDVHVNTELYTNLLNSAQQLRVARAGQVGDVRVVDFAEPPDDPVRPKRVLVIVASIGVGLILGVIVAFVRKSLYGGVERPDELEAALGVPVFAVVPRSSQQLRLQHNVSSRRRGLHVLAQQSPQDIAVEGVRSLRTSLQLSLNNARNNIVMLTGSRPDVGKSFLSVNLAALVASVNKRVLIVDGDMRRGDVHSHFGVPHQPGLSDVLLGADLRSAIQREVLPGLDVLAKGSLHSHPSELLMSARFETLLEELRAQYDLVIIDTPPVLAVTDSTVIGRYAGTTLLAIRHGRHPLSELEETAKRLRNGGVNLRGVLLTDVPQTGAFTGGGYRGGYYGYESIGG; from the coding sequence ATGGCGATCAACTTCGACGGCAACTACGGCGCTGCGGGCACCGACGAGCGCTATCTGGGCGACTATCTGCAAACGGTGATCGCGAACTGGCGCGTGATCGCGCTCGTGACGCTCGCGGTCACGCTGCTCGGCTGTGCGTATGCGTTCCTCGCGCGGCCGACCTATCGCGCGGACGTGCTGTTCCACGTGATCGACAAGACGGACAACGACAAGAAGGACAGCCTTCCGCCGTTGACCGGCGTGTTCGACACGAAGACGTCCGCGTCCGCGCAGATCGAGATGCTGAAGTCGCGGCTCGTCACCGAGGAGACGGTGCGGGCGCTGCATCTCGACGTGGGCGCGCATCCGCGCGAAATTCCGTTTATCGGCGGGCTGCTGTCCGGACTCTTCGACGGCAGTTGGGGCGTGCGGCTGCCGGCGTCGCTGAAGCCGTCCGGCTTCGCGTGGGGACGCGGCCAGATCGGCGTGTCGCGCTTCGATACGCCGTCCGCGCTGTACGACCGCGACTTCACGCTGGTCGCCGGCGAGAACGGCTCGTTCGTGCTGCGCGACCCGGACGGCATCGGGCTGCTCGAAGGTCGCGTCGGCGAGGACATCGCCGCGAACACGCCGGACGGCCCGATCGCGCTGCGCGTCGACCGGTTGAGCGGGCCGCCGGGAACGCCGTTCACGCTGACGCGCGCATCGACGTTCAGCACCGTCGAGCGCTTGCAGAAGGCGGTCGACGTGCAGGAGGTCGCGTTGCAGTCCGGCGTGATCCGCGCGCGCCTCGAAGGCCACGACAGCGCGCAGACCGCGACGATCCTGAACAGCATGGCGCGCGAGTTCATCCGCCAGGACGTCGAAAGCCGCTCGGCCGAGGCGGAGCACATGCTCGCGTTCGTCGACCAGCAACTGCCGCAACTGCGCGCGGAACTCGACGCGTCCGAGCAGCGCTATAACAAGTTCCGCAACCAGCACGGCACCGTCGATCTGAGCGAGGAAAGCCGGCTGCTGCTGCAACAGATCGTCGACAACAAGACGCGGCTCGTCGAATTGCAGCAGCAGCGCGCGGAGATGTCGCAACGCTTCACCGCGAAGCATCCGGCGGTCTCCGCGCTCGACGCGCAGATCGCGACGCTGCAAGGCGCGCAGGGGACGCTGACGCGCAACGTGTCCGCGCTGCCCGACACCGAGCAGACCGCGGTGCGGCTGCTGCGCGACGTGCACGTGAATACCGAGCTTTACACGAACCTGCTGAACAGCGCGCAGCAGTTGCGCGTCGCGAGGGCGGGACAGGTCGGCGACGTGCGGGTCGTCGATTTCGCGGAGCCGCCGGACGATCCGGTGCGGCCGAAGCGCGTGCTCGTGATCGTCGCGAGCATCGGCGTCGGGCTGATTCTCGGCGTGATCGTCGCGTTCGTGCGCAAGTCGCTGTACGGCGGCGTCGAGCGTCCGGACGAACTCGAAGCGGCGCTCGGCGTGCCGGTGTTCGCGGTCGTGCCGCGCAGCTCGCAGCAGCTGCGGCTGCAGCACAACGTGTCGTCGCGCCGGCGCGGCCTGCACGTGCTCGCGCAGCAGTCGCCGCAGGACATCGCGGTCGAGGGCGTCAGAAGCCTGCGCACGTCGCTGCAGCTATCGCTGAACAACGCGCGCAACAACATCGTGATGCTGACCGGCTCGCGGCCGGACGTCGGCAAGTCGTTCCTGTCGGTGAATCTCGCGGCGCTCGTCGCGTCGGTGAACAAGCGCGTGCTGATCGTCGACGGCGACATGCGGCGCGGCGACGTGCATTCGCACTTCGGCGTGCCGCACCAGCCCGGCCTGTCCGACGTGCTGCTCGGCGCGGACCTGCGCTCCGCGATCCAGCGCGAGGTGCTGCCGGGCCTCGACGTGCTCGCGAAGGGCTCGCTGCACTCGCACCCGTCCGAACTGCTGATGAGCGCGCGCTTCGAGACGCTGCTCGAAGAACTGCGCGCGCAATACGACCTCGTGATCATCGACACGCCGCCGGTGCTCGCGGTGACCGACTCGACGGTGATCGGCCGCTACGCGGGCACGACGCTGCTCGCGATCCGCCACGGCCGCCATCCGCTGTCCGAACTGGAAGAGACCGCGAAGCGGCTGCGCAACGGCGGCGTGAACCTGCGCGGCGTGCTGCTGACCGACGTGCCGCAGACCGGCGCGTTCACCGGCGGCGGTTATCGCGGCGGCTACTACGGTTACGAAAGCATTGGCGGTTAG